In Chryseobacterium salivictor, the DNA window CGGGATTTCTTCACGCAAAAATCTTCTAAATCGACCCTCTTTTCATTAAAAAAAATCGGCGTCATTGCGGGCGTAGGGAAACAATCTGCTGATGATAGTTTCCGTAGAAAGAGCATCTTTTTTTTTAGTTCTTTTGTCTTGAAACAAAAGAACCAAAAGTTCAAGACTGGATCTTTTTGCCTCATTCTTTTTTTTGTTTTTAATGGAATCGGCGAACCTCCTTCGTCGGTTTGCTAAAAAATGAAGATTTCTTTCAAGAAAATCCCCAAAATTTATCTCGTCCCTAAGACGAGACTCGGGCGGAAACAAGATTTGTTATCGATTAAAGTTATTTGCCGCCCTCGAACAGTGGGGATTTTTAGGCATTATGTTCGTTTGAGGATTTGGATGGGAAGAAATCTTCATTTTTGCCTCCTGTTTTTATATTTTTATTTGAATCGGCGAATCTCTTTGAGATTTCTTCACGCAAAAATCTCCTAAGTCGTTTTAATTTCTATTTTATATCTCGGGAATCAACTTTGCCAAAGTTTGGAACTTTGGCAAAGTGAGGTAGCCCGTTATGCCGGTTAATAAATTATACGGTCACCATCATCCATCATCATCTAATCCCTCAAATACTCAAATACTCAATCACAACACCCAACACCCAACATCCAGCACCGAATATCTCACCGTTTATAAAAAAAACAGCATAATTGAAATAATTTTAATTAATTTGCATAAGAATTCTTAAAAAACACAGTTCGTCAATATCGATTCTAATGGTATGAAGAAAATTAATATACTCATTGCGCTGTTCCTTTTGATTATGGTGAACGGGCAAACCTTCAAGTACGGTATTACCGGCAATTTCCACAAAGGGTCTATCGTGGGCGTGCACGATGTTTCGAAAGGGGCGTATGGCGGCAGTCTCGGATTTTTCGGACAGTGGTCGCTCGTAGAAAATGATGTCTTCGATTCGGCGTGGCTTTTTATTACCCCACAGATCGAATACCACATGGGTGGTGAAATTGCGAAAGCAGAAGAGGATATATTCGGGGTCCAGAAATTTCATCATGATTATGTGGCCATGCAGGTGTATATGAAATGGTTTTTTCATCAGGGAAACATGAAGCGGGATGTCTTTTTATTTGCCGGTCCGCGTATTGAATATTTAGTAAGACAGGAAAGAAAGGTAGATCCGGCGTATGATTTGGCCTATTTTAAATTCAATAAGGACGATGAGGTTAAGAAATTCGGGTATGGTGTTTCTTTCGGTGTCGGTATAAAAATCAGCCAGCAGTTTGAAGGATTTCTGAGGTATGACCGAGGTTTCAGCAAAGTATATCCCAATAATGACAGCCACAATACCTATAACAGGATGTTGGGGGTAGGGCTTAATTATTACTGGAAAGAGAACTGGTGGTAATAAGAGAACTGGTGGTAATCAGCTGACCGTCCATTTACTGTCAGATTACTGTCAGAGACTGGTCTGCTAAAAATAGTTTTACATTTGTAGTCTTAAAAATAAGAAATGAAGAAATACTTTTCAGTATTTATAATCGTTGCGCTCCTTGTATTTCAGTCGTGTCAACCGAAGAAAAACATCGTTTATCTCTCGAACAATAACTTTGAACAGGAAGTTTCACAAGCCCGGTACGAGGGGCTTCATATTCAGGAAGGCGACCGGTTGCAGATTTTAGTTTCCGCTTTCGAAGAGATCGCGGTACGTCCTTTCAATCTCTCTACCATGGCAGCGACAGGAGCAGCGGGGACAGGAAGCGGTTCCGGCGGATCTTCCGGCGCATCGGAATATACCGTTACCACCGACGGTACCATAGTGTTCCCGGTTCTGGGAAGTGTCTACTGCAAAGGGATGACCAAGCAGCAGCTCAAACAGGATTTAGAAAGCCGCTTAAAAAGGTACCTTACTGATCCTATGGTGACGGTTACCTTATCCAATTTTAATTTCTCAGTTTTAGGCGAGGTGAAAGGGCCGGGACAGAAAACAAGTCCGACAGAGAAGCTTAATCTCTTTCAGGCTATTGCCCTGGCTGGAGATCTTACTTACGACGCCAACAAAACCAATGTCAAGCTGATCCGCTATTCCGAAGAAGAAGCTAGAGATAAAGTGATTTCCCTTGACCTTTCAGAAGTTTCCATCGTGAATTCGCCTTATTATTATCTGCAGCAGAATGACATTCTCTATGTGGAACCCGACCGCAACAAGCAGATGTCGGTGAATACCAATTCCAATGTTGATAACTGGATTAAATATGGCGGGATTGGTTTAGGTCTGTTCACTTTAATCCTCAGTTTAACCCGAAAATAAGTATTAATGGAATTGTTGGAAAACTCCGAGCCGTTAAAACGGACAAAGACGGTTAATATCAAAAAAGAAATCGGGAAGTACCTGAAGAAATGGCCTTGGTTTTTGCTCAGTCTCGCCGTGTTTTATGGGGGTGCTAAAATCTACCTTAAATATACACAGGCCCAGTACAGCAGCAAGACTTCTCTTAAACTGAGGGAATCGAAAGGAAACAGTTCCGCTGCGCTGAGTGATCTGAAAAACCTTGGAATGGGTGTCAGTGGAGACAATGAGCTGCAGGGTGAAACCACGATCATCGTTTCCAAACCGATTTTAGAAACGGTAGCAAAAAACCTTAATTTGGGCGTCAGCTTTTTTAGTTTGGGTAAAATTAAAGAAGTGGAACTTTATAATGACAGCCCTTTATCGGGAAAGATCATCAGCATCGATCAGCCCGATCAGTTTTCCGGAGCAACTTATACCATCAATCCCGTGGGCCGTAATTCCTTTAAGCTCAACGATTCAAAGACCGTTTACCGGTTTGGGTCTCCTGCCCGTTTTCCTTTCGGCACCGTACAGATCAATGCAAAACCCGGCGTCGTTTTGACCGATCCCATCAAGGTGGTATTTAACAGTCTCAAAAGCGCGGTAGCAAATCTGGAAGGGCGAATCTCGGTAAGTTTACCGGAAAACAAAGGACTGCTCATGGAAGTAGCCATGGTAGGACCTGTTCCGAAAAAATCAGAAGATATTTTAAATGAACTCGCCAAACAGTACATCATTGATGGGGTGAACGATAAAAACCAGGAAGCACAAAATACCCAGAATTTCATCAATGAGCGTTTAGAAGTGATTACCGATGACCTCTCGGGTATTGAAGGGCAGAAAGAACGGTTCAAACAGTCCAATCAGATGACCAATCTGGAGGCACAGGGGAGTATGGCCTTAAGCAAAGCAGAGGAGAATACGAAGATCATTCTGACCCAGTCGATGCAGTTGGATCTGGTCAATTCAGTCTTGGCAGCCAGCGCGACAGAACAGCTGTTGCCAACGGGAATGGGTCTGCCTGCCGGTGCCGAAAGCAATATCACCGAGTACAACAATCTCCTGCTCACCCGGAACAGGGTTTTAAAACAGGCGACGGGCGAAAATCCATCGGTGATTGAAATGAACAAACAGATCGCCGTTACCAAAAATTTAATCCGGAAAAACTTAATAGAAGCGCGCGAAATCTTGCAGCTTCAGGTTGCTCAGGCCAATGCCCAGCTCAATCTGGCCAAAGGAAACATCAGCAAATTTCCCACCCAGGAAAAAATGTTCCGGAGCATCGACCGGCAGCAAACACTGAAAGAACAGCTCTACCTTTATCTTTTACAGAAGAGAGAAGAAAATGCCATTACCCTGGCAGTGACGGCACCGAAAGCGAAGATTATCAATCCCGCCTTCACCACCGGCATTGTACAGCCCAATTCCAAACGCATTATGAACGGGGCGCTCACGGCTGGCTTTCTGCTGCCGCTGCTCTTTCTGATTGTCTGGAACTCCCTGGATACCAAAGTACACACCAAGGAACATATCATGGCTTTAATGCCTGTGTCTGCCGTGGTCATTGCAGAAATCCCGGTCAACAGTGAAGAGAATGCCGTGGTTCACCCTAATGACTTTTCTACTTTTGCCGAATCTTTCCGGATCTTAAGTTCCAATCTCAAATACCTGTTAAAGGCTAAAAAGACCGAACTCGGAGATGTCGTACTGATCACTTCCTCCATTAAAGGCGAAGGAAAAACCACGGTGTCCATTAATACCGCCTTAACTTTAGCCGGAAAAAATAAAGTAATCATCATCGGAGCCGATATCCGGAATCCGCAGCTGCACCGTTTTGTCCACGGAAAAAATATTGGTTTGACCGACTATCTGGTCTCCGACAAGACCGTGCCCGATTCTTATATCGTCCCTTCCAAAGTGAACGACAATCTCGACGTCCTTTTCAGCGGTCAGATCGCCCCCAATCCCAACGACCTTCTGGATATGGAGAAGTTTGCAGAAATGATCAGCTATCTCAAAACCAAATACGACTATATTGTTTTAGACTCTGCGCCCGTCATGCTGGTGAGTGATACCCTGCAGCTGGTAGAGAAAGCCGATGTCCTGCTCTACGTCGTAAGATCCGAATTTACAGAAAAGGGGATGATCGATTTTGCTGCCGGCTTCCAAATCGAAAACCAGATCAGCAACATGGCTTTTGTGCTGAACAGTGTGAAACCTGAAAATACGAGGTATGGTAAGAAGTATGGGTATGGGTATTATTCTTATACGCATGAGATTGAGAAGAAATGGTGGGAGAGGCTGATGTGAGCAAGTGAATGAGTGAATGAGTGAATAAGTGAACATGTGAACATGTGAACCTGTGAACAAGAGAACCAAATCGTAAGTGAACTTGTGAACGAGTGAACATGTGAACCTGACAGTGAGAGAGCTTGTGAATAAGAGAACCAGATAGTAAGTGAACTTGTGAACGTGTGAACGAGAGAACATGTTAACAGGAGAATCTTATAGTAAGTGAACTTGTGAATGAGTGAATGAGTGAATAAGTGAACATGTGAACCTGTGAACCTGTGAACAAGAGAACCAAATCGTAAGTGAACTTGTGAACGAGTGAACATGTGAACCTGACAGTGAGAGAGCTTGTGAATAAGAGAACCAGATAGTAAGTGAACGTGTGAACGAGAGAGCATGTTAACAGGAGAATCTTATAGTAAGTGAACTTGTGAATGAGTGATTAAGATTTATATTATCAAATTTGCATTATGATTACTAAGCTATTTACGACCCACTGTTCAAACCTTCCCAGGTTCCCAGGTTCACAAGTTCACAAGTTCACAAGTTCCCAGGTTCACACGTTCGCAAGTTCACAGCTTTAAAACCACCAATATGAATAACCACAAAGATCTGCTTGTTTATCAAAAATCGCTCGATTTAGTAGAATTAATTTATAGGATTACGCAGTCATTTCCTGCCGAAGAAAAATTTGGACTGACCAGCCAACTGAGAAGATGTGCGGTATCTTTGCCCTCTAATATTGCAGAAGGGGCCGGAAGAAAAGGAACAAAAGAGTTTATCCACTTTTTATATATTGCATTAGGGTCATTAAATGAAGCGGAAACGCAGATGGAGATTTCCAGACGTTTAGGATTTATAGCAGATCTTACTGCTTTTACAGAACTTTTTCTGCATATCAAGAGGATGCTTTTGAAATTGATTGACAAACTGGACGGCAAGTGAATATGTGAATATGTGAACAAGAGAACATGTGAACAAGAGAACATGTGAACAAGTGAACAAGAAAGCCCGCCAGTTCCCAGGTTCACAAGAGAACAAGAGAATATGCGAACAAGAAAGCCAGTTCACACGTTCACAGGTTCACAAGTTCACAGGTTCACAGGTTCACAAGTTCACAGGTTCACAAGTTCACAGGTTCACAAGTTCACACGTTCACAGGTTCACAAGTTCACATTAAAAAAAAACAATGACCAAAGAAACCCAACCCACCTACTACATCCACTCCAAACAATCGGTTTTCTCGCTCAACTTAAAAGAAGTCTGGGAGTACCGCGATCTGTTGCTGATGTTGGTGAAAAAAGATTTTATTACCTTCTATAAGCAAACGGTTTTAGGGCCGCTGTGGTTTATTGTGCAGCCTTTGCTGACCACGGTAATCTACATCATCCTGTTTGGAAATATTGCCAAATTATCGACCGACGGCGTGCCGCAGGTGCTCTTTTACCTCTCCGGAATTACGGTGTGGAATTACTTCTCCGAAAGTTTAACCAAGACCTCTTCCGTCTTTACGGCCAATGCCGGGATGTTTGGGAAGGTGTATTTCCCACGGTTGATTATGCCGCTGTCGATTGTGGCTTCGTCGCTTATGAAATTTGCGGTGCAGTTTGGCATCTTTGCAATCGTGCTGCTGTACTTCGTTATTTTTACCGATGAGGTACACCCCAATATCTGGATGTTGTTTACGCCGGTTTTAATACTGCTCATGGCGATGTTCGCGCTGGGAATGGGGATGATCTTCTCGTCCCTGACGACCAAATACAAAGACCTTACGTTTCTTTTAACCTTTGGCGTTCAGCTGTTCATGTACATCACACCGGTGGTGTATCCCATTTCGGCTTTACCCGAGAAATTCAGGTTTCTGGTCTATATGAATCCGCTGTCCTCCATTTTTGAATGTTTCCGGTACGCCTTTCTAGGGTCCGGCAGTTTCGATCTGATGAGCATCCTCTGGAGCAGCATTTTCATCACCTTCATTCTGGTTATCGGCACGGTGATTTTTAATAAGGTGGAGAAGAGTTTTATGGATACGGTGTGAGGTGTGGGTGTGAAAACTTGTGAACTTGTGAACGTGTGAACAAGTGGGAGTTATTGAGTGATTGAGTTTTTGAGTGATTGAGTTTTTAAGTGATTTTAATGAAATGTTTGTTGAGTACTTTAGTGGAATAACAGCATAGTGATTGCCATGTCATACGGAGGCTGAGTGTAGCCGAAGCCGGTATCTGTATAACATCCTGCACTGCATCCTGCACGGTGCAAGATTCACGGTGCAGGATGCAGGGTGCATCCTTTGGATGACTGCCGATTCCCACCATCTGCGAAGCGGGAGGCGAAGCCCAAAAGGCGAAAGCCCCTATTCCCCTCCTCTGGAGGGGTGACCCGAAGGGTCGGGGTGGTATCTACGCAGTGATTGCGATGATTTTGGTGAATGTATGAATGGTCAATGGTGAATGTGTGAATGGTGAATCCTGTCACCGGTCGCTGAGCGGAGCCGAAGCGAAAATCGCACCCCGCACCCCGCACCCCCATTTATTTTTCCGGCAGCGATAACATAAACTCCGGTTTCCCTAAGAAATCTTCATCAACACCATTGCTTAATTAAAAACTTAATGCTTAATTTGTAAATAATTTCATAAAACACTTAAAACCACCCTCTAAAATAAAAAACCACCAACATCCAACATCCAACATCCAACATCCAACATCCATCACCCAACATCTATCCGTCTATCATCTATCCGTCTAATATCTATTCCCCCAACATCCCTCCCTTGAACCCCAACACCGCCATCACCGCCCACAACATCTCCAAACAATACCGCCTCGGTGAGGTAGGAACCGGCACCCTTACGCATGATCTGAACCGCTTCTGGGCAAAACTCCGGGGCAAGGAAGACCCTTTCCTGAAGATTGGGGAAAGCAATGATCGCACGTCGAAAGGTGAAAGCGATTATGTGTGGTCTTTGAAAGACATTAATTTTGAGATCG includes these proteins:
- a CDS encoding four helix bundle protein, with protein sequence MNNHKDLLVYQKSLDLVELIYRITQSFPAEEKFGLTSQLRRCAVSLPSNIAEGAGRKGTKEFIHFLYIALGSLNEAETQMEISRRLGFIADLTAFTELFLHIKRMLLKLIDKLDGK
- a CDS encoding GumC family protein; protein product: MELLENSEPLKRTKTVNIKKEIGKYLKKWPWFLLSLAVFYGGAKIYLKYTQAQYSSKTSLKLRESKGNSSAALSDLKNLGMGVSGDNELQGETTIIVSKPILETVAKNLNLGVSFFSLGKIKEVELYNDSPLSGKIISIDQPDQFSGATYTINPVGRNSFKLNDSKTVYRFGSPARFPFGTVQINAKPGVVLTDPIKVVFNSLKSAVANLEGRISVSLPENKGLLMEVAMVGPVPKKSEDILNELAKQYIIDGVNDKNQEAQNTQNFINERLEVITDDLSGIEGQKERFKQSNQMTNLEAQGSMALSKAEENTKIILTQSMQLDLVNSVLAASATEQLLPTGMGLPAGAESNITEYNNLLLTRNRVLKQATGENPSVIEMNKQIAVTKNLIRKNLIEAREILQLQVAQANAQLNLAKGNISKFPTQEKMFRSIDRQQTLKEQLYLYLLQKREENAITLAVTAPKAKIINPAFTTGIVQPNSKRIMNGALTAGFLLPLLFLIVWNSLDTKVHTKEHIMALMPVSAVVIAEIPVNSEENAVVHPNDFSTFAESFRILSSNLKYLLKAKKTELGDVVLITSSIKGEGKTTVSINTALTLAGKNKVIIIGADIRNPQLHRFVHGKNIGLTDYLVSDKTVPDSYIVPSKVNDNLDVLFSGQIAPNPNDLLDMEKFAEMISYLKTKYDYIVLDSAPVMLVSDTLQLVEKADVLLYVVRSEFTEKGMIDFAAGFQIENQISNMAFVLNSVKPENTRYGKKYGYGYYSYTHEIEKKWWERLM
- a CDS encoding ABC transporter permease — protein: MTKETQPTYYIHSKQSVFSLNLKEVWEYRDLLLMLVKKDFITFYKQTVLGPLWFIVQPLLTTVIYIILFGNIAKLSTDGVPQVLFYLSGITVWNYFSESLTKTSSVFTANAGMFGKVYFPRLIMPLSIVASSLMKFAVQFGIFAIVLLYFVIFTDEVHPNIWMLFTPVLILLMAMFALGMGMIFSSLTTKYKDLTFLLTFGVQLFMYITPVVYPISALPEKFRFLVYMNPLSSIFECFRYAFLGSGSFDLMSILWSSIFITFILVIGTVIFNKVEKSFMDTV
- a CDS encoding outer membrane beta-barrel protein, whose product is MKKINILIALFLLIMVNGQTFKYGITGNFHKGSIVGVHDVSKGAYGGSLGFFGQWSLVENDVFDSAWLFITPQIEYHMGGEIAKAEEDIFGVQKFHHDYVAMQVYMKWFFHQGNMKRDVFLFAGPRIEYLVRQERKVDPAYDLAYFKFNKDDEVKKFGYGVSFGVGIKISQQFEGFLRYDRGFSKVYPNNDSHNTYNRMLGVGLNYYWKENWW
- a CDS encoding polysaccharide biosynthesis/export family protein translates to MKKYFSVFIIVALLVFQSCQPKKNIVYLSNNNFEQEVSQARYEGLHIQEGDRLQILVSAFEEIAVRPFNLSTMAATGAAGTGSGSGGSSGASEYTVTTDGTIVFPVLGSVYCKGMTKQQLKQDLESRLKRYLTDPMVTVTLSNFNFSVLGEVKGPGQKTSPTEKLNLFQAIALAGDLTYDANKTNVKLIRYSEEEARDKVISLDLSEVSIVNSPYYYLQQNDILYVEPDRNKQMSVNTNSNVDNWIKYGGIGLGLFTLILSLTRK